A window of the Chloroflexus sp. Y-396-1 genome harbors these coding sequences:
- the glpK gene encoding glycerol kinase GlpK, protein MAKYAAAIDQGTTSTRCMIFDHSGNVICYDQKEHEQIYPRPGWVEHSPDEIWERTQSVIRSALSKGGLSASDIVAVGITNQRETTVVWNRKTGRPVYNAIVWQDTRTDQICNELAADGGQDRFRPKVGLPLATYFSGPKIRWILDNVPGAREAAEAGDVIFGNIDTFLTWWLTGGPDGGVHVTDVTNASRTMLMNLETLDWDDEILGIMGIPRQMLPKIMPSSMVYGTATGELAGVPVAGILGDQQAAMVGQTCFDVGEAKNTYGTGSFMLLNTGTKLVPSKSGLLTTVCYKFGDQPAVYALEGSIAITGALVQWLRDNLGLITSSAEVEALANLVEDNGGIYFVPAFSGLFAPYWRSDARGVIVGLTRYVNKGHIARAVLEATAYQTREVLDAMEQDSGVKLTALKVDGGMVYNNTLMQFQADILGVPVIRPKVAETTSLGAAYAAGLAVGFWSNTDEMRANWGVDHTWTPQMDEATRERLYRGWKKAVTRTFDWVE, encoded by the coding sequence ATGGCAAAGTATGCCGCCGCAATCGATCAGGGAACGACCAGCACCCGCTGTATGATTTTTGACCACAGTGGCAATGTGATTTGCTACGATCAGAAAGAACACGAACAGATTTATCCCCGACCCGGCTGGGTTGAGCATAGCCCTGATGAGATTTGGGAACGTACTCAAAGTGTGATCCGCAGCGCATTGAGCAAAGGTGGTCTTAGCGCGAGCGACATCGTAGCCGTCGGGATTACCAATCAACGCGAGACGACAGTGGTCTGGAACCGCAAAACCGGACGACCGGTCTACAATGCGATTGTCTGGCAAGATACGCGAACCGATCAGATTTGTAATGAACTGGCGGCTGATGGTGGTCAGGATCGCTTCCGGCCTAAAGTTGGCCTTCCCCTAGCAACCTACTTCTCTGGCCCTAAGATTCGCTGGATTCTCGACAATGTACCCGGTGCGCGCGAAGCGGCTGAAGCTGGTGATGTGATCTTTGGCAATATCGATACCTTCTTGACCTGGTGGCTGACCGGTGGGCCTGATGGTGGCGTTCATGTCACCGATGTCACGAACGCTTCACGCACGATGCTGATGAATCTCGAAACCCTTGATTGGGACGATGAGATTCTCGGCATTATGGGTATTCCACGGCAGATGCTGCCCAAGATTATGCCGTCGAGTATGGTCTACGGCACCGCCACCGGCGAGCTGGCCGGGGTACCGGTAGCCGGCATCTTAGGTGACCAACAAGCGGCAATGGTTGGTCAGACCTGCTTCGATGTCGGTGAGGCGAAGAATACTTATGGCACCGGGTCGTTTATGTTGCTCAATACCGGGACCAAACTCGTTCCCTCGAAGAGCGGTCTGTTGACAACCGTTTGTTACAAGTTCGGTGATCAGCCTGCCGTGTATGCTCTTGAAGGCTCTATCGCTATTACCGGTGCATTGGTGCAATGGCTACGAGACAATCTTGGCCTGATCACCTCTTCGGCTGAGGTTGAAGCGCTGGCTAATCTGGTCGAGGACAACGGTGGTATCTATTTCGTACCAGCTTTCTCTGGTCTCTTCGCCCCGTACTGGCGTTCCGATGCACGTGGGGTAATCGTCGGCCTAACGCGGTATGTCAATAAAGGTCACATTGCCCGTGCGGTACTTGAAGCGACTGCGTACCAAACCCGCGAAGTCCTCGACGCGATGGAACAGGATTCGGGTGTGAAACTGACCGCATTGAAGGTCGATGGTGGTATGGTGTACAATAACACCCTGATGCAGTTCCAGGCCGACATCCTGGGAGTGCCGGTGATCAGGCCCAAGGTTGCCGAAACAACATCGCTTGGCGCTGCGTATGCCGCTGGCCTGGCGGTTGGCTTCTGGTCGAACACTGATGAGATGCGCGCTAACTGGGGCGTTGATCATACGTGGACGCCGCAGATGGATGAGGCAACCCGCGAGCGACTCTATCGAGGTTGGAAGAAGGCAGTCACCCGCACTTTCGATTGGGTTGAGTAA
- the dhaL gene encoding dihydroxyacetone kinase subunit DhaL — translation MQITADHVISFLQLVAERVKEQRDYLTKLDAAIGDADHGVNLDRGFSTVMSKLPTATDRSISGLLKLTGMTLISTVGGASGPLYGTAFLRAGTAIGDRETIGAEELIAALSAALDGIQTRGKATRGEKTMIDAIAPAIDTLKEQYAASGDLLVAMRAAVAACEQGMIATEPMLATKGRASYLGERSIGHRDPGAASAYLMAQALLETIERVAQG, via the coding sequence ATGCAGATCACCGCCGATCATGTGATAAGTTTTCTCCAATTGGTCGCAGAACGGGTTAAAGAGCAGCGCGACTATCTGACCAAACTCGATGCCGCAATTGGTGATGCTGACCACGGTGTCAATCTTGATCGTGGTTTCAGCACGGTGATGAGTAAACTACCAACTGCAACCGACCGAAGTATCAGTGGTCTACTGAAACTGACTGGCATGACACTGATTTCCACCGTTGGCGGCGCTAGTGGGCCACTATACGGCACAGCCTTCCTGCGCGCAGGTACTGCCATCGGCGATCGGGAGACGATTGGCGCCGAAGAACTGATTGCGGCGCTAAGCGCTGCACTTGATGGTATTCAAACCCGTGGGAAAGCGACTCGCGGTGAAAAGACGATGATCGATGCGATTGCACCAGCAATCGATACGCTGAAAGAGCAGTATGCGGCGAGCGGTGATCTGTTGGTTGCAATGCGTGCCGCCGTCGCTGCATGCGAGCAGGGCATGATTGCAACCGAACCAATGCTGGCAACCAAAGGCCGTGCATCATATCTCGGTGAACGTTCAATTGGTCATCGTGACCCCGGTGCTGCCTCGGCTTATCTGATGGCCCAGGCGCTGCTCGAGACAATCGAACGTGTAGCACAAGGTTAA
- a CDS encoding MIP/aquaporin family protein, which translates to MPASFLGEVFGTMVLILFGNGVVANVLLTQSKGNGGGWIVITTGWAFAVMCGVFTATALGSPGADLNPAVTVAVLIRGGYDIGTAVMHIVAQFIGAFIGATLVWLTYLSHWEVTKDPGLKLACFSTGPAISNPVNNIITEVIGTFALVFIIFAIFSANGATGGNPASGLGPYLVAALVWGIGLSLGGPTGYAINPARDLGPRIAHFVLPIAGKGDSNWGYSWIPVVGPLIGGSIAALLANALGM; encoded by the coding sequence ATGCCTGCGTCCTTTCTAGGCGAAGTTTTTGGTACCATGGTGCTGATCTTGTTTGGCAATGGTGTTGTAGCTAACGTCCTGCTGACGCAATCGAAGGGCAACGGTGGTGGCTGGATTGTGATTACCACAGGCTGGGCATTTGCGGTGATGTGTGGTGTCTTCACGGCGACAGCCCTGGGCAGCCCTGGCGCTGACCTTAATCCCGCAGTCACGGTGGCAGTTCTGATTCGCGGAGGTTACGACATCGGTACTGCCGTGATGCACATTGTGGCGCAATTTATCGGCGCTTTCATTGGCGCCACTCTGGTCTGGCTCACCTACCTTTCACACTGGGAAGTAACGAAAGACCCTGGCCTCAAACTGGCTTGTTTTAGCACCGGCCCGGCGATCAGCAATCCGGTTAACAACATCATTACTGAAGTGATCGGTACCTTCGCGCTGGTATTCATCATCTTCGCCATCTTTAGCGCCAATGGCGCCACAGGCGGCAATCCGGCGAGCGGGCTGGGTCCATATCTCGTTGCGGCACTGGTTTGGGGTATTGGTCTTTCACTCGGCGGTCCCACCGGCTACGCGATTAACCCGGCGCGTGATCTTGGTCCGCGAATTGCGCACTTTGTGTTACCCATCGCCGGAAAGGGCGACAGCAACTGGGGGTATTCGTGGATACCGGTCGTCGGCCCGCTCATCGGTGGCTCAATTGCCGCCTTACTGGCGAATGCGCTAGGTATGTGA
- the glpB gene encoding glycerol-3-phosphate dehydrogenase subunit GlpB, with protein MYDTIVIGAGLAGLMAAIGRAERGEKVLVLAKGHGTTHWTTGCLDLLAEVDDPIAGIIDLTHQRPHHPYALVGPTMIEQGIARFRAICEAAGYPMVGNYNRNLLLPTALGALRPTAFAPATMINGDARQLRDGRPTLIASFGVLRDFFPPLIAANLRAQGIAAEAALLTLPPTGRQHDFSPVILARMFDQPDFRARVGEQLAAFVRKGGYARIGMPAILGLKHPTEVIRDLQNRAGALIFEIPTLPTSVAGMRLYHILENALLSLGGRIQLGGFVQRGEHLKETLVAVFSEAAAREQRHTARRWVLATGGILGGGIRATPEGHLRETALNLPLQIPDSRSGWFAARFLAEQGHPVFQSGVRVDRSLRPLDASGRLVYENVMVAGSALAGFDPVREGCLEGVAIATGWAAGQQ; from the coding sequence ATGTATGATACGATCGTCATCGGCGCCGGCTTAGCCGGTTTAATGGCAGCAATTGGGCGCGCCGAACGTGGCGAGAAGGTGCTGGTGCTTGCTAAGGGTCACGGCACGACGCATTGGACAACCGGCTGTCTCGATCTCTTGGCCGAGGTCGATGATCCTATCGCCGGTATTATCGATCTCACACACCAGCGGCCACACCATCCTTACGCACTGGTTGGCCCCACCATGATCGAGCAAGGCATAGCCCGATTCCGGGCTATATGCGAAGCGGCTGGCTACCCGATGGTTGGTAACTACAACCGAAATCTGCTACTCCCTACTGCTCTAGGCGCGTTGCGCCCTACCGCTTTTGCTCCTGCAACGATGATAAATGGTGATGCCCGTCAGTTGCGCGATGGTCGACCAACACTGATCGCCAGCTTTGGCGTACTCCGTGACTTTTTTCCACCACTTATTGCCGCCAATCTCCGTGCTCAGGGGATTGCTGCCGAAGCAGCGTTGTTGACTCTGCCACCGACCGGTCGCCAACACGATTTCAGCCCAGTCATTCTGGCGCGCATGTTCGACCAACCAGACTTTCGGGCCAGAGTTGGTGAACAACTTGCTGCATTCGTGCGCAAGGGTGGCTATGCTCGCATTGGTATGCCAGCAATTCTGGGCTTGAAGCATCCTACCGAGGTGATACGCGACCTCCAGAATCGGGCGGGTGCCCTGATCTTCGAGATTCCCACACTACCAACCTCTGTCGCCGGTATGCGGTTATATCACATTCTGGAAAACGCATTGCTCAGTCTTGGTGGTAGAATTCAGTTGGGTGGATTTGTCCAACGCGGAGAACACCTCAAGGAAACCCTGGTAGCAGTGTTCAGTGAAGCAGCAGCCCGTGAACAACGTCATACGGCCCGGCGCTGGGTATTGGCAACCGGTGGTATTCTTGGGGGTGGCATTCGCGCTACGCCGGAAGGTCACCTGCGTGAAACTGCTCTTAACCTACCCCTTCAGATACCCGACAGCCGATCCGGCTGGTTTGCAGCACGTTTTCTGGCCGAACAAGGTCATCCCGTCTTTCAGAGTGGGGTGCGCGTTGATCGGTCATTACGCCCCCTCGATGCCAGCGGTCGCTTAGTATACGAAAACGTGATGGTAGCTGGCAGCGCACTCGCCGGCTTTGATCCGGTTCGCGAAGGATGCCTTGAGGGGGTTGCAATTGCCACCGGCTGGGCAGCCGGACAGCAGTAG
- the dhaK gene encoding dihydroxyacetone kinase subunit DhaK has product MKKLINAPENVVKEALAGMAIAHADLIQVHFDPDYIVRVGAPHNKVGVISGGGSGHEPMHGGFVGYGMLDAACPGAVFTSPVPDQMLAATKAVNAGKGVLHVVKNYTGDVMNFEMAAELAAAEGIEVASVITNDDVAVENSTWTAGRRGVGVTVLLEKIVGAAAEAGADLATCKAIAERVNANGRSMGMALTPCTVPQAGKPGFELAEDEMEVGIGIHGEPGRRREKLAPARDIAEMLAGPILEDLPFKSGDAVLAFVNGMGGTPLIELYVMYNELARILKDRNITIARSLVGSYITSLEMAGVSFTLLRLDDEMIKLWDAPVHTPALRWGM; this is encoded by the coding sequence GTGAAGAAGTTGATTAACGCTCCGGAGAATGTCGTCAAGGAAGCACTGGCCGGTATGGCAATTGCCCATGCCGATCTGATCCAGGTGCACTTCGATCCCGATTACATCGTGCGCGTCGGTGCACCACATAACAAGGTCGGCGTTATCTCTGGAGGTGGCTCTGGTCACGAACCAATGCACGGTGGCTTTGTCGGCTACGGCATGCTCGACGCTGCCTGTCCGGGTGCCGTCTTTACCTCACCGGTACCGGATCAGATGCTCGCCGCGACCAAGGCTGTCAATGCTGGGAAAGGGGTGTTGCACGTCGTCAAGAACTATACTGGAGACGTGATGAACTTCGAGATGGCGGCGGAACTGGCTGCCGCCGAAGGGATTGAGGTCGCCAGTGTGATCACCAACGACGATGTGGCAGTCGAAAACAGCACCTGGACGGCCGGTCGGCGCGGGGTTGGAGTGACCGTGCTGCTCGAGAAGATCGTTGGTGCTGCGGCAGAAGCCGGTGCTGATCTGGCGACGTGCAAAGCAATTGCCGAGCGAGTCAACGCGAACGGGCGCAGTATGGGGATGGCTCTGACCCCCTGCACCGTACCCCAGGCTGGGAAACCAGGCTTCGAGCTGGCCGAAGACGAGATGGAAGTTGGGATCGGCATCCACGGTGAACCTGGCCGACGCCGCGAGAAGCTAGCTCCGGCACGTGATATTGCCGAAATGCTGGCCGGCCCTATTCTTGAAGACCTGCCCTTCAAGAGTGGTGATGCCGTACTGGCCTTTGTCAATGGCATGGGTGGTACACCGCTGATTGAGTTGTATGTGATGTATAATGAACTTGCCCGTATCTTGAAGGATCGGAACATTACCATAGCCCGCTCGCTCGTCGGCAGCTACATCACGTCACTCGAAATGGCAGGCGTGAGCTTTACTCTGCTCCGTCTTGACGATGAGATGATCAAACTCTGGGACGCACCAGTACATACGCCGGCGCTACGCTGGGGAATGTAA
- the glpA gene encoding anaerobic glycerol-3-phosphate dehydrogenase subunit GlpA codes for MQTISTDVLVIGGGATGTGCALDLAMRGIRCVLVEKGDLTHGTTGRYHGLLHSGGRYVTKDPQSARECAQENAILRRIMPHCIEQTSGFFVITPWDDESYGDVFVANCHRTGVPVQEISVAEMLRREPLLNPRISRVFEVPDASADSFLATHSVALAAREYGADIRTYHNVVELIRVGDRVVGAIVEDLRNGERIRIDCAYVLNAAGAWAGKIAALAGVTVTVVPGKGTMVAMNHRMVNTVVNRCKLPSDGDIIVPIHTVAVIGTTDVHVPDPDVFGIEPEEIQFMLDEGEKLVPGFRQYRALRAWAGVRPLYKDKDVASDRDIPRTFKLLDHEERDGVSGIFSIVGGKWTTYRLMAEQTVNVIAQRLGNTQPCRTASEVLPIPRFEHSSHATVTVSPDPAAQTPHYWLGKPLALVESQHAAGDLICECELVTRDRIQAAIDAGAHNLDDIRRDVRMGMGPCQGGWCIYRTANILYERRCADGLSHVHTNEAILHFLQERWKGLTPVLWGDQLRQARLDELIYCGVLGIQRLRALAEPGGGLVTQHPAIATEYVQA; via the coding sequence ATGCAGACTATCTCCACCGATGTACTGGTTATTGGCGGCGGTGCTACCGGCACGGGCTGTGCGCTCGATCTCGCGATGCGTGGAATTCGTTGTGTGCTGGTTGAAAAGGGGGACTTGACCCATGGCACGACTGGTCGGTATCACGGTCTTCTGCATTCGGGCGGGCGCTATGTGACCAAAGACCCGCAATCGGCACGTGAATGTGCACAGGAGAATGCAATCTTGCGCCGCATTATGCCGCATTGTATCGAGCAGACGTCTGGGTTCTTTGTGATCACACCATGGGACGATGAAAGCTATGGCGATGTCTTCGTCGCTAATTGCCACCGTACCGGTGTGCCGGTGCAAGAGATCAGTGTCGCCGAAATGCTGCGTCGTGAACCACTCCTCAATCCCCGTATTTCACGGGTCTTTGAGGTTCCCGACGCTTCCGCGGATTCGTTTCTTGCAACTCATTCGGTAGCGCTAGCCGCACGCGAGTACGGCGCCGACATTCGTACCTATCACAATGTGGTCGAATTGATCCGAGTTGGCGACCGGGTTGTGGGAGCAATTGTTGAAGACCTGCGTAACGGTGAACGGATTCGAATCGACTGTGCTTATGTCTTAAATGCGGCTGGGGCCTGGGCCGGTAAAATTGCCGCACTGGCAGGTGTGACGGTAACGGTCGTGCCGGGCAAAGGTACGATGGTGGCGATGAATCACCGCATGGTAAACACGGTAGTGAACCGCTGTAAACTACCATCCGATGGCGACATTATTGTGCCCATTCACACGGTAGCCGTGATTGGTACGACTGATGTCCACGTCCCCGATCCTGATGTCTTCGGGATCGAACCAGAAGAAATTCAATTTATGCTCGATGAAGGTGAGAAGCTGGTACCCGGCTTCCGCCAGTATCGCGCCTTACGTGCCTGGGCCGGTGTCCGTCCGCTTTACAAAGACAAGGATGTTGCCAGTGACCGTGATATTCCTCGCACATTCAAACTACTCGATCACGAAGAGCGCGATGGCGTGAGTGGTATTTTTTCGATTGTTGGTGGGAAATGGACAACGTATCGCCTGATGGCCGAGCAGACCGTTAATGTGATTGCACAGCGGCTGGGTAATACGCAACCCTGTCGTACTGCTAGTGAGGTGCTGCCAATCCCACGGTTCGAGCATAGTAGTCATGCGACTGTAACCGTTTCACCTGATCCGGCAGCGCAGACTCCCCACTACTGGCTTGGAAAACCACTGGCGCTGGTCGAGAGCCAACACGCTGCTGGTGATCTGATCTGTGAATGTGAACTGGTAACTCGTGATCGGATACAGGCCGCAATCGATGCCGGCGCTCACAACCTCGACGACATCCGACGCGATGTACGGATGGGAATGGGGCCATGTCAGGGTGGCTGGTGTATTTATCGCACTGCGAACATTTTGTATGAACGACGCTGTGCCGATGGCCTGAGCCACGTTCATACCAACGAAGCGATATTGCATTTCCTCCAGGAACGCTGGAAAGGTCTGACACCAGTCCTGTGGGGTGATCAGTTACGCCAGGCCCGCCTCGATGAATTGATCTATTGTGGCGTTCTGGGAATTCAACGTCTGCGGGCACTGGCCGAACCAGGGGGTGGTCTAGTGACCCAACATCCGGCTATCGCGACCGAATATGTACAGGCGTAG
- a CDS encoding anaerobic glycerol-3-phosphate dehydrogenase subunit C: MDHIELSLTQSLDHCIKCNICTAACPVAAVTDAFPGPKYVGPQAQRFRHAAQPVPDASVDYCSGCRVCNQVCPTGVRIAELNARARAQMVAERGMPLRNRIIARSGLVGRLSCGPQAPLVNFTLSFAPARWLIEHVLGIHRHAPLPKASTYTFQHWFRRRKSTVAGRRPKVVYFHGCSTNYYEPHVGKAAVAVLEHLGFEVIIPPQRCCGLPLLSNGDFPAAQKHHQYNVAQLLPFVRAGIPIVGTSTSCTLTLKEEAPELLGLHGDDVRAVAAGTYDIFEFLRNLHEQGKLRTDFRPIERRIPYHPPCQLRAHRIGRPVLDILGMVPGLHLDESRAECCGIAGTYGLKREKYQIAMDVGKPLFDFVQASGQSLALCDSETCRWQISGATGVVTRHPIEILAEAYGLL; encoded by the coding sequence ATGGATCACATTGAGCTATCGCTCACGCAATCGCTCGATCACTGTATCAAATGCAACATCTGCACGGCGGCATGCCCCGTGGCAGCAGTGACTGATGCCTTCCCCGGCCCAAAATATGTCGGGCCACAAGCCCAACGTTTTCGTCATGCTGCACAGCCGGTTCCCGATGCCTCCGTCGATTACTGTTCGGGATGTCGGGTTTGTAACCAGGTCTGTCCGACCGGGGTGCGGATCGCTGAACTTAACGCCCGCGCTCGGGCGCAGATGGTCGCCGAGCGAGGGATGCCGCTTCGTAACCGGATCATTGCGCGTTCTGGGTTGGTTGGGCGCCTGAGTTGTGGCCCACAGGCTCCCCTGGTCAATTTCACGCTAAGCTTTGCGCCAGCGCGCTGGCTCATCGAACACGTATTAGGGATTCACCGCCACGCTCCACTGCCAAAAGCAAGCACCTACACGTTCCAACACTGGTTCCGACGTCGGAAATCAACGGTGGCCGGTCGACGCCCTAAAGTGGTCTACTTCCACGGTTGTAGCACAAACTACTACGAACCACATGTTGGCAAAGCGGCAGTGGCTGTGCTCGAACATCTTGGGTTCGAGGTGATCATTCCGCCACAGCGCTGCTGTGGCTTGCCATTGCTCTCAAATGGCGATTTCCCGGCTGCGCAAAAGCACCACCAGTATAACGTTGCCCAACTCTTACCATTCGTCCGCGCCGGTATACCCATCGTCGGTACTAGCACCAGTTGTACGCTCACTCTGAAAGAGGAAGCTCCAGAACTCCTTGGTCTCCACGGTGACGATGTTCGCGCTGTGGCTGCCGGCACGTATGACATCTTCGAGTTCTTACGCAACCTTCACGAGCAAGGTAAACTACGCACCGACTTCCGCCCGATTGAACGTCGTATCCCGTATCACCCGCCGTGTCAGTTACGCGCCCATCGCATTGGCCGTCCGGTGCTCGATATACTAGGCATGGTACCGGGCTTACACCTTGATGAGAGTCGGGCTGAGTGCTGCGGTATCGCCGGTACCTATGGCTTGAAACGTGAAAAGTACCAGATTGCAATGGACGTCGGGAAACCACTGTTTGACTTTGTACAAGCCAGCGGCCAGAGTCTCGCTTTATGCGATAGCGAAACTTGTCGCTGGCAAATTAGTGGTGCTACCGGGGTAGTAACCCGTCATCCGATTGAAATCCTGGCTGAAGCATACGGACTTCTGTAG